In Streptosporangiales bacterium, the genomic stretch CGTCTGCTGTACCACCGACGACGATGTCCATGCCGTCGCAGCCGTCGGCAGCGAACCCACCGTCGGGATCCACGTCTACGGCGGCAATATCGGCACGATCAGACGGTGGTCGTACGACCCCGCCACCGGCGAAGCCCGCTCGTTCGTCTCCGGCTGGGACAGCCCTGAGGACGTGCCCGACCCACCTCGCTGACGGAACGGCCTTGGGGCTAGTCCGTGGAGCTGAGGCCGCGGAACTCCTGGACGCGCTCGGGCTGGTCGGTGGGGAGGTCGACGCGGCCGTAGAGCCAGAGCATCAGGCCCGCCGCCGTGCCGGTGACCGTGGGCGGGCCGTCCGCGCGCGGCGCCCACAGCAGCGCGGCGCCGGGGTCGGCCTGGGAGACCGTCCACGAGGATCCGGTGTCGGTCGCGGTGAGGACGAGCGGGCCGGACAGGGAGCGGCCGAGCCGCTGCACGTCGTCGGCGTCGGCCAGGGAACAGGTGAGGAACTCCTCGACCGCGTCGGCCGCCGCGTCGGGCCGCACCGTCCAGGCCGCACCCGCGGCGTCGGCGGCATCCCAGTGGTGCACCGCGGTCTCCTGCACCTGGTGCCTGGTGATGAAGCCGACGTCCTGACGGTCGGGGAACCAGGTCCACACGGGCGTGTCCTGGTCCGCGGCGCGGAGCACGTCGACGAGGTCGACGGCGCCCCGCTCGAACGCGGCGACGAGATCGCCCCTCTCCGGACGCTGCGGTCGATCGGCCTCGTCGGGCGGCGCGGCCAGCCGCTCGGCGGCGATCGTCCGCCAGAACCAGTGCACCTCGGTCAGGTGCCAGACCAGGTCGGCGACGTCCCAGTCGGGACAGTGCGTGACGGGGGCGTCCAGGTTGCCGCGGACGGCGTCGGCGAAGCCGCCGGAGTGGTGGGCGATCGCGGTGACACACGCGTCAGTGGAGAGGGTCATGGCGCTCACCCTAGGGACGGGCGCGGACGTCGGCACCCGGATTCCCTCCGGGCCGCCACCTTCCGGCGGCGCCGAGATCATGCACCATGTAGCGTCGGACCCTGGTGAGGACGACACGAGCGGTACAGGTGGCGCTGATCGTCTCGTGCCAGAGCCTGCAGGGCCTCACGTTCGGCGCGGTCGCGCTGTTCCTGCCGCTCATCAGGCACGACGTCGGCCTCACGTTCTCCGAGGCCGGCACGCTCGCGGTGGCGTCGCAGATCGTGTACGCGGCGATGCAGGTGCCGTCGGGCTACCTCGCGGACAGGTACGGGCCTAAGCGGCTGTTCGTCGTCGGGCTGCTCGGGGTCAACACGCTGTCGCTGGTGTTCGCGTCGCTCGACTCGTACGTCCTGCTGCTCGCGAACCTCACCCTGTACGGCTTCTTCAGGTCGCTGGTGTTCGCGCCCGGCCTGCTGCTCATCAGCGAGCAGTTCCCGCCGAACAGGCGCGCCACGGGCATGGGGCTGTACGTCGCGGGCGGGTTCACGTCCAACATCGTGCTCAGCTCCCTCGGCCCGATCCTCGTCGGTCCGCTGGGCTGGCGGCTGCTCTTCGTCCTCTTCTCCGTCGGCGGCCTGCTCGTCGTCGCGGTGTTCGTGAAGCTCGGCAGCGGCACGCGCAAGGACGGCTCCGCTGCGCCGGTGAGCATCAGGGAGCTGCCGCGGCTGCTGCGCCACCCGGTCATGTGGTTCGCCGGCGTCGTGCAGTTCGTCCGGCTCGCCGTCGTCACCGCGATGAACTTCTGGCTGCCGACGTACCTCGTCGTCGACAAGGGCTTCTCGCTGCAGAGCGCGGGCCTCGTCGTGGCGCTCGGCGCGCTGGTGACGGCGCCGGCCAACTCGCTCGGCGGGTACCTCTCGGACCGGCTGGGCAGGCCGGTGCTCGTCGTCGCGACCTCGGTGACGGCGATCGCCGTCACCCTCGTGCTGCTGGCCAACGTGCACGCGCCGCCGCTGGTGGTGACGGTCGTGGCCGTCCAGGCGATCTTCGTCCAGTTCTACTTCGGCCCGCTCTTCAGCATCCCGATCCGCGTCCTCGGCACCCGCACGGCCGGCCTCGCGAGCGGGTTCTCGAACGGCTGCGCCAACCTCGGCGGGCTGACGTTCGCGTACACGTTCGGCGTGGTGAAGGACACGACGGGCTCGTTCGCCGCCGGCCTGTACGCGCTCGCGGGCTGCTGCGTGGTCTCCCTGGCGGCCACCGCCGTCCTGGCCCGCCTCATCCGCCCGCGGCCGGGGGCGTGACCCGGTGCCCCCTCCCCACGTGGACGCTTCGTATGGGCCATAGCCAAGACAAGGCGCCCACGTGGGGTCGGGTCGCTGGGGCGGGGCGCTGGGTCAGGCCGGCCCCGGCGGCGCAGTGGAGGCGCGGATCACCAGGTGGACGGGGAGGGTGATCGTCTTCGGCGGACCCGGTGTGCCGTCGAGCTGCTGGAGCAGCAGCCGGGCGGCCTCGGCGCCGAGCTCGTGGTGCGGCACGTGGATGCTCGTCAGCGGTGGGTCGACCTCGTCGAGGAACGGCATGTCGTTGTAGCCCACCACCGAGACGTCGGCGGGGCACCGCAGGCCGTGGGCGCGGACGGCCCGCAGCGCGCCGAGGGCGATCAGGTCGTTGCCGGCGACGACTCCGGTCGGGGCGGCGCCATGCTCCAGGGCACCGCGCATCGCGTCCTCGCCCGCGCGGATGGAGTACGACGAGCACGCCACCACGGTTCCGTCGACCTGGCGGGCGGTGACCGCCTGGCGGAACGCACGCGCACGGCTCGCGCCGGTCGACAGCGCGGCGGGACCGGCCAGGTGCAGGAGGCGCCGGTGACCGAGGTCGGCGAGATGGTCGACCGCGGCGGCGATCCCCGCGGCGTCGTCGCCGGTCACGACGGGATAGAGCGGACGCTCCGTGCCCCGGTTGACCAGGACTGCGCGCACACCGCGCTCGTGCGCCGCCTGCAGGAGCGGGTGCTCGCGCCGTCCCGTCGCGAGGATGAGGCCGTCGACGTGCCGGCCGAGCAGGGCCTCGAACCGTGACGTCTCCTGCGCGTCGTCGTTGTCGGTGTTCGCGATGAGTGCTGTGTAGTCACGTGCCGACAGGGCGGTCTCGATCCCGCGGACGATCGGCGGGAAGAGCGGGTTGGTGAGGTCGGGGATGAGCACGCCCACCGTGTGCGACCTGCTGGTGCGCAGTCCCCGCGCCATCGTGTTGGGCGTGTAGCCGAGCTCCCTGGCCGCGAGCAGCACCCGGCGCGCGGTCGCCGCGTTGACGAGCCCGCTGGTGTCCGGGTTGAGGGCGCGCGACGCCGTCGCCTTGTGCACGCCCGCCGCCCTGGCGACGTCCGACATGGTCGGCCGACTGCTCATGGGGCCAGCGTAGGGACCGGTGATGCGGCGGACAACAACCGATCGCAGCGCTCTTTTGCCCGTGCGGATTGACAATCGCGGCGCCTAGCGGTCAGGATCATAGCAATCGGTTGCAGTAGTCCGCGGACTCGAGGAGATGGTGATGGCGAACGTCCCCGGCGAGTCACCCCGGATCGGCTGGATCGGCACCGGCCGGATGGGCTATGCGATGGTCGAGCGACTGCTCGCCGCCGGTCACGACGTGGCCGTCTACAACCGCACCAGGTCCAAGGCCGAGCCGCTCGTGGGCAGCGGCGCGCGGCTCGTCGACCACCCCGTCGAGCTGGCCGACCGCGACGTCGTGTTCGCCATGGTCTCGGCGTCCGCCGACCTCGAGGCGGTCACGACGGGTGATGGCGGCGTGCTGACCGACCCCGACGCGAACCCCGGTGTGCTCGTCGACTGCTCCACGGTCTCCGCCGAGGTGTCGGCGGCGGTACGCGCCGAGG encodes the following:
- a CDS encoding maleylpyruvate isomerase family mycothiol-dependent enzyme; this translates as MISAPPEGGGPEGIRVPTSAPVPRVSAMTLSTDACVTAIAHHSGGFADAVRGNLDAPVTHCPDWDVADLVWHLTEVHWFWRTIAAERLAAPPDEADRPQRPERGDLVAAFERGAVDLVDVLRAADQDTPVWTWFPDRQDVGFITRHQVQETAVHHWDAADAAGAAWTVRPDAAADAVEEFLTCSLADADDVQRLGRSLSGPLVLTATDTGSSWTVSQADPGAALLWAPRADGPPTVTGTAAGLMLWLYGRVDLPTDQPERVQEFRGLSSTD
- a CDS encoding MFS transporter; amino-acid sequence: MALIVSCQSLQGLTFGAVALFLPLIRHDVGLTFSEAGTLAVASQIVYAAMQVPSGYLADRYGPKRLFVVGLLGVNTLSLVFASLDSYVLLLANLTLYGFFRSLVFAPGLLLISEQFPPNRRATGMGLYVAGGFTSNIVLSSLGPILVGPLGWRLLFVLFSVGGLLVVAVFVKLGSGTRKDGSAAPVSIRELPRLLRHPVMWFAGVVQFVRLAVVTAMNFWLPTYLVVDKGFSLQSAGLVVALGALVTAPANSLGGYLSDRLGRPVLVVATSVTAIAVTLVLLANVHAPPLVVTVVAVQAIFVQFYFGPLFSIPIRVLGTRTAGLASGFSNGCANLGGLTFAYTFGVVKDTTGSFAAGLYALAGCCVVSLAATAVLARLIRPRPGA
- a CDS encoding substrate-binding domain-containing protein, which produces MSSRPTMSDVARAAGVHKATASRALNPDTSGLVNAATARRVLLAARELGYTPNTMARGLRTSRSHTVGVLIPDLTNPLFPPIVRGIETALSARDYTALIANTDNDDAQETSRFEALLGRHVDGLILATGRREHPLLQAAHERGVRAVLVNRGTERPLYPVVTGDDAAGIAAAVDHLADLGHRRLLHLAGPAALSTGASRARAFRQAVTARQVDGTVVACSSYSIRAGEDAMRGALEHGAAPTGVVAGNDLIALGALRAVRAHGLRCPADVSVVGYNDMPFLDEVDPPLTSIHVPHHELGAEAARLLLQQLDGTPGPPKTITLPVHLVIRASTAPPGPA